From one Pseudochaenichthys georgianus unplaced genomic scaffold, fPseGeo1.2 scaffold_713_arrow_ctg1, whole genome shotgun sequence genomic stretch:
- the LOC117443961 gene encoding P2Y purinoceptor 3-like — MLLNQISNVTPDVGLLPTESLIDQSNASSLAPPSCSIDESYKYVFLPVCYSLTFVFSLSLNSVVLLRSCGTRRRWNTSLIYMVNLASTDLMYGLSLPFLVASYILRDRWVFGDFMCRLVRFLFYFNLYCSIFFLTCISVHRYLGICHPMRTITLESKRVVKATCALVWVVVFILTCPIFRFAQTGYVRRGGGSREDWNITGDSSEDEGGYTNCWDDAIDEEFADYVPYGIFLHLLCFFLPFLIIAWCYSQVVLTIFQTLRSPPGSTEGGEDDGATEGERERTSVSISGSQYSHYIRRRRKSIRTIVTITLLFALCFLPFHVTRTLFLLLRRRGGCRLMKTVSICYKVTRPLASCNAWLNALLYFLTGDNSAPCCWPAERAGRAERRDHRGGATWWPLKILKKEGGGEDVEEGEKVERVVAENESKSSRVVF; from the exons ATGTTGTTGAACCAGATCTCCAACGTGACTCCGGACGTCGGGTTGTTGCCGACCGAGTCTCTGATCGACCAATCGAACGCCTCTTCCCTCGCGCCGCCCTCCTGCAGCATCGATGAGTCCTACAAGTACGTGTTCCTGCCGGTGTGCTACTCCCTGACCTTCGTGTTCAGCCTCAGCCTGAACTCGGTGGTGCTGTTGCGGTCGTGCGGCACCAGGCGGCGCTGGAACACCTCTCTGATCTACATGGTGAACCTGGCCTCCACAGACCTGATGTACGGCCTCTCGCTGCCCTTCCTGGTGGCCAGCTACATCCTGAGGGACCGCTGGGTGTTCGGAGACTTCATGTGTCGCCTCGTACGCTTCCTGTTCTACTTCAACCTGTACTGCTCCATCTTCTTCCTCACCTGCATCTCCGTGCACAG GTACCTGGGGATCTGCCACCCGATGCGGACCATCACTCTGGAGAGCAAGCGGGTGGTGAAGGCCACCTGCGCCCTGGTGTGGGTGGTGGTCTTCATCCTCACCTGCCCCATCTTCAGGTTCGCTCAGACGGGATACGTGAGGCGTGGCGGCGGGTCGAGGGAGGACTGGAACATCACGGGAGATTCATCTGAAGACGAGGGCGGATACACCAACTGCTGGGACGACGCCATCGACGAAGAGTTCGCCGACTACGTCCCGTACGGCATCTTCCTCCACCTGCTGTGCTTCTTCCTGCCCTTCCTCATCATCGCCTGGTGCTACTCTCAAGTGGTTTTG ACCATTTTCCAGACTCTCCGATCCCCCCCCGGCTCCACGGAGGGCGGAGAGGACGACGGGGCGACGGAGGGCGAGCGCGAGCGGACGTCCGTCTCCATCTCCGGGTCGCAGTACTCTCACTACAtccggaggaggaggaagtcCATCAGAACCATCGTGACCATCACCCTGCTGTTCGCTCTGTGCTTCCTGCCCTTCCACGTGACGCGGACGCTGTtcctgctgctgcggcggcGCGGAGGCTGCAGGCTGATGAAGACCGTCTCCATCTGCTACAAG GTGACGCGGCCGTTAGCTTCCTGCAACGCCTGGCTCAACGCGCTGCTCTACTTCCTGACGGGGGATAACAGCGCCCCCTGCTGCTGGCCGGCGGAGCGAGCGGGGCGAGCGGAGCGCCGGGATCATCGGGGCGGCGCCACCTGGTGGCCGCTGAAGATCCTGAAGAAAGAGGGCGGAGGCGAGGAcgtggaggagggggagaaaGTGGAGCGAGTCGTCGCGGAGAACGAGTCCAAGTCCTCCAGAGTCGTCTTCTAG